The Vitis riparia cultivar Riparia Gloire de Montpellier isolate 1030 chromosome 10, EGFV_Vit.rip_1.0, whole genome shotgun sequence genome includes a region encoding these proteins:
- the LOC117924206 gene encoding high mobility group B protein 7-like yields MAGPKQRKRVEAETSSLKRARDGSAFIRCEECKKDVPVVLIDMHSCSLEAKIKLNLEAQVVEKVTDVKKKPAEKKNATTAEPKPKKSRRLRKVKDPNMPKRPPTAFFLFMDDFRKEYKESNPDSKSVSVVAKEGGEKWKSMTDEEKKPYVDKAADLKAEYDKAMETYNAENGEEEGGSGKEPDLELIDDE; encoded by the exons ATGGCTGGACCTAAGCAGAGGAAAAGGGTTGAAGCTGAGACCAGTTCTCTCAAACGCGCCAGAGACGGTAGTGCTTTTATCAGATG TGAAGAATGCAAGAAAGATGTCCCAGTGGTGCTTATAGACATGCACAGTTGCAGTCTTGAGGCTAAAATCAAGTTAAATTTAG AGGCCCAGGTTGTGGAGAAGGTCACAGATGTGAAGAAGAAGCCAGCAGAAAA AAAGAATGCCACAACAGCAGAACCAAAGCCAAAGAAGTCCAGGAGATTGAGGAAGGTGAAGGATCCAAACATGCCCAAGAGGCCTCCCACagctttctttctcttcat GGATGATTTCAGAAAGGAATATAAGGAATCAAATCCAGACTCTAAGAGTGTTTCTGTG GTTGCAAAGGAAGGCGGTGAAAAATGGAAGTCTATGACTGATGAA GAGAAGAAGCCTTACGTGGATAAAGCTGCTGATCTGAAGGCTGAGTATGACAAGGCAATGGAGACTTACAATGCTGAGAATGGAGAG GAAGAGGGAGGCTCAGGCAAGGAACCTGATCTGGAATTAATAGATGATGAGTAG
- the LOC117924205 gene encoding probable LRR receptor-like serine/threonine-protein kinase At1g34110 → MFFQTDQHPLPKMQNLRWVCKYLLILSLCHMVSGGLAQSQTTPICYEADRAALLGFKARILKDTTEALSSWTGRDCCGGGWEGVECNPATGRVVGLMLQRPADRDSGIYMKGTLSSSLGALQFLEVMVISGMKHITGSIPESFSNLTHLKQLVLEDNSLGGAIPSSLGHLPLLKAISLSGNRLRGQIPPSFGNFRGLEQFNLGRNLLTGPIPPTFKNLNSLQYFDLSSNLISGLIPDFVGQFHNLTFIDFSHNQFSGQIPNSICSLSSLLDISLSHNKLTGRIPDQIGSLKSLTTLSLSNNLLTGQLPESIARMQNLWQLNLSRNGLSDPLPGGLPKGLPSLLSIDLSYNNFNLGTIPQWITGRVLADVNLAGCKLRGTLPIFSRPDSLTSIDLSNNYFTAGISNFFRNMSSLQKVNLSHNQLKSDISVLRWPQGLSSLDLHSNQLYGSLYTILNNTSSFLEAIDVSGNQISGGIPEFSEGSSLKSLNIAANKIAGHIPNSISDLIELEKLDISRNQITGTIPTSLGLLLKIQWLDVSVNRLTGKIPETLLGIEGLRHANFRANRLCGEIPQGRPFNIFPVVAYAHNLCLCGKPMPPCRGKQQ, encoded by the coding sequence ATGTTTTTCCAAACAGACCAACACCCACTTCCCAAAATGCAGAATCTGAGATGGGTTTGCAAGTATCTGCTGATTCTTTCACTCTGTCATATGGTCTCAGGAGGGCTAGCTCAGAGTCAGACCACCCCAATTTGCTATGAGGCTGATAGGGCTGCTCTTCTTGGGTTCAAGGCCAGAATTTTGAAGGACACCACTGAGGCTCTCTCTTCATGGACTGGTAGGGACTGCTGTGGTGGAGGTTGGGAGGGTGTGGAGTGTAATCCAGCTACAGGGAGGGTTGTTGGGTTGATGTTGCAGAGGCCTGCGGATAGGGACAGTGGGATCTACATGAAGGGCACTCTGTCTTCTTCTTTGGGGGCTTTACAGTTCTTGGAGGTGATGGTGATAAGTGGGATGAAGCACATCACAGGAAGTATTCCAGAGAGCTTTTCAAATCTAACCCACCTCAAACAGCTTGTCCTAGAGGACAATTCACTTGGAGGGGCCATTCCTTCAAGTCTGGGCCACTTGCCTTTACTCAAGGCCATCTCACTCAGTGGCAACCGATTGAGAGGTCAGATTCCTCCAAGCTTTGGCAATTTCAGAGGGCTTGAGCAGTTTAATTTGGGAAGGAACCTCCTCACAGGTCCCATCCCACCCACCTTCAAAAACCTCAATAGTTTGCAGTACTTTGATCTCAGCTCCAATCTCATATCTGGGCTCATTCCAGATTTTGTAGGGCAGTTTCACAATCTCACCTTTATAGACTTCTCCCACAACCAATTCTCCGGGCAGATACCCAACTCCATCTGCAGCTTGTCCAGCCTTTTGGACATCTCCTTGAGCCATAACAAGCTCACTGGAAGAATTCCAGACCAAATTGGGAGCCTAAAATCCCTTACCACTCTTTCACTGAGTAACAATCTGCTTACAGGTCAACTTCCAGAATCCATCGCAAGAATGCAGAACCTTTGGCAGCTCAATTTATCTAGAAATGGGCTCTCGGATCCTTTGCCCGGTGGCCTTCCCAAGGGTCTTCCTTCTCTATTGTCAATAGACCTCTCTTACAACAATTTCAATTTAGGCACCATTCCTCAGTGGATCACAGGCAGAGTACTTGCAGATGTCAATCTGGCCGGCTGTAAACTGAGGGGAACCCTCCCAATCTTTTCAAGACCTGATTCCTTGACCTCCATAGACCTCTCCAATAACTACTTCACTGCTGGGATTTCGAATTTCTTCAGAAACATGTCCAGTCTGCAGAAGGTCAACCTCTCACACAACCAATTGAAATCTGATATTTCAGTACTCAGATGGCCACAGGGGCTCTCTTCTCTGGACCTCCACTCGAATCAGCTTTATGGGTCTCTGTACACAATCTTAAATAACACAAGCAGCTTTCTGGAGGCTATAGATGTATCGGGCAATCAGATTTCAGGTGGAATTCCCGAGTTCAGTGAAGGTTCGAGTTTGAAGTCTCTCAACATAGCAGCAAACAAGATTGCAGGGCACATCCCAAATTCAATCTCAGACCTGATTGAACTGGAAAAATTAGACATCTCCAGGAACCAAATAACTGGCACCATCCCTACAAGTTTGGGGCTGCTGCTGAAAATCCAATGGCTTGATGTGTCCGTCAATAGGCTCACAGGAAAAATCCCAGAAACTTTGCTGGGAATTGAAGGCCTGAGACATGCTAACTTCAGAGCAAACAGACTTTGTGGTGAGATCCCACAGGGAAGACCATTTAACATCTTCCCGGTAGTTGCTTATGCACACAATCTCTGCTTATGCGGCAAGCCAATGCCACCATGTAGGGGGAAGCAGCAATAG